CTTACCAAAGATGAATGAAGCAAATGTTATGCTGCCTTATTCTGGGAAGGAGGAGCTATCCCGATAAGCAGGGCCTGAGAAATGGAGCTGCCTCCAGAAACTGGGGAGACCCAGTCTTGTCAATGCAATTGTCTCTGTTTTACAAGTTGGAGTCACTCTTATGCTGTTCCCAGTTTTAAAACTGGAGACTTTGCCCTCTGAGCTCTGGAGACCCATGTGGGCTTAGGCCTTGGACTGGATGGGAGAGCTGATGGCCTCCACCCCTGGCCTGCCCTCTGTTCCCTCGCTGGAGCAGAGAAAGTAGACAACACGAGTCAGGGCACCTGGCTCTGGGCAGGCAGCTTAGCAAAGTGTAGGGGGCCGTCTCAGGCTGTCTGCATCGCAAACCTGTCAGGCCCGAGCCCACTCCATGGGACACAAAGTCCTTGTGCTGCCACAACCATGTCCAAAGCCACCAGCTGTGCTCCTCAGCCTGCCCTGTCCACTTGTCATCAGCCTCATTCCCTTGTTCCTCCCACAGGGAGGATGCCAGTAGGGGTTAGGGAAAGAGTTATCTCCAAGCAGCTTAGAGTTGGCCATATTTACCTCAGCCTGGGTGCTGGTCCTTTCTTCcagcccctttcttcccctccaaaTGTGCCTATTTCTAGAGCTCCTCCCTCCCAACTCCCAAATTTTTGGGAGTtatcattaaaagaaagaaaaaaaaaaaaaaagccaatgccCAGGGATGGGCATCTCCAGGGAGCTGGGGATTAGTGCCAGGCAGTTCTTTGCCAGCCATGCCCACTTCCCCATGGGCACAGAACAAGCCAAAGCCTTCGTTGTATGTTGACGATGCACTTTTATGAATGTAGTTTCTATCGCTGTTTTTAGCCTTTTCACATCATGTAATGTGAGGCCTTGTACTTGTTAATTTATATCTCAGATCCATATTTGATGGTTTTTATATATACATCAGTTCTAGACTGTTACCGGTGATGGACTCCTGAAGAGAACAGAATGGAAAGCAGCGGGTTTTGCAGATATGTGTGTTGCACGGTGCCAATTGGGCCTGGGCCCCTCTGTCTTATTTCCTTCCCTTGGGGGTCTGGCAGGCCACTCTCTAACTGCTCTGAAACCAATGAGCAAAGTCCTGCTTCCACCTCAGCCTTTGCCCAAAGTAGGGACTGGCCCCTCTTCTAGACCAAGGCTGCCAAAAGGCAGCTGGGCCTCTCCATGACCCCATCCTGATGGCTATATAGCACCCCTTAGCTTAGCCCTATCCACACCCCAAacccagaggagagagagattggtGGACTGACAAGATGTTAGATGAAGCATCTCTGCTTGTCACAGGTTCAGGCTCTCATGGAGCTCCCCCATGTCCCCATGCGGGGGAGTGTATTACCTCATAGACAGTGCTTCTAAAATGAACTTAAAAGTAAGCCAACAAATTCTGCActccaaaggggggaaaaaaaaaaaagacacctttTTTTGTGCCAAAAACTGTGGACATGCTGGTTCAGCATCCTCAGGACCAagctattaatttattttttttcttatcaacaAATCCAAATGACAAGTTGTGGGCCTCCAGGGTGGCCTGGGCCCAAAGGTTATGAAGGACGGTTTCCTAGCAGCCCTTGGCCTGCTGTGCAGAGATGCTACTCCACCTTCATTTGTTCTTCATTCCATGGGGTTTATCTGCCTTCACCAACCCCGCATGGAAGGGCCAGGCCTGGGTCAGGTGCACACTAccaccctcctgcccctcccactcGCCCAGCTCTGTGTCTGAATTGTGGAATGTGCAGAAGAACCTGCAGCCATAGTTACTGACTATATCTTGACTGAGGGCTTGCAGTGCAAAGCCAGGCCAGTGCATTACTTACAATAAAAGGGATCATTTATATCAAAAGGGTCCTGTGACCATGCTTTCTGGTGAAGGTGGTGGTGGGAATTTTTACAGGGATGGGTTGGGTACAATGCCTAACACCAAGTTTAGGCCTCTTAAATAGAACTTGAAATGGCTGCCAAAAGCAGCCTGTGATAACTTGGCCAAGGTggtccctctccttccctcttatcCCAGCGTGTCACTGGGATAGCACTGGTCATCCATCTGAGCTGAATCTATCAATAGCTGAATTCCTAGGCCCATTCATGACATTTTGTAGTCTTCCTGGCCAAGGGGCTTCCCTTGGTCCCTTACAGAACATCAGTCAGaggcaaagtctcactatgtagctctgctgtcctggaactcactatatagaacaggctggtcttgaatccacagacacccacctgcctctgcctcctgagtggtattaaaagcatgtgctaccacacccagcccagccactgtttctttctttttttttttttttttttttgagacagggtttctctgtatagtcctggctgtcctggaactcactttgtagaccaggctggcctcgaactcagaaatccgcctgcctctgcctcccgagtgctgggattaaaggcgtgcgccaccacgcccagcttccagCCACTGTTTCTTTACTACAAGAGACCATCCTTGTCCCAAAAATCCAAGGCTTTGTTGTGCCTGTTTCCCAGATGCCCACCTGAAGGAACAGTCTACAGTGATTCACCCATCAGCAAGACCAGAGGCTGGGCTGCCTAGCAGTCTTTGACCTCTTGCTTACCAATTCATCTGTCCCATAGGCATTTTGCAGAAGCCAGAACAATAGGGCTCGGGGCGAGACAACTCAGACTTCCACTGAGGGAGCGTCTTCACACTTGCTTTGTGCCTCTGCTGTGAGCTGTCATCCCTCAGTATGCATGAACTCTGAGAGGTGCAAAGTTTGCCCCTGGAGGTCCTGGCACAGTAGCTGTGACATCCCACTTCATACAAGAGGCTCTAGGAAGATGACAGTCATGAGGAAAAAGGTGGAAGACATTGGACCGCAGCACTTGATAGTCTATGGATTACTCTGCAGATTTCTAGGGCAAAGGGTTAGGAGGAAACTGGACAGCTGAAATCAGctaacagaaagacagacactgagGTCTTGGCCAAATCAGAAAGGTTCTGTTCTGCACTCCACCGTACTCAAGTAGTGAATTAACCTCTGAAGAACCGAAGCCAGGCGTGGATgacacaggtctttaatcccagcactttggaagcagaggcaggcagatctctgtgttctaaGCCAATCAGctacagggagaccctgtctcaaaaacccaaaacagttgTGTGGTTGCAAGTCAGTGTGCTTGACCTCTCTGGGACAAGGGTACACAGTGGGATTTTAGGTTTGACAGCTTAACACCCCAAGGTGGCACAGACCACCAGCCCCCAGCCCCTTTTAGGCCAGGGGTATTATGGGCTGTCCTCCGTTCCCCTCTCGATGTGATGAGTATTGCTGCGTACCTGCCACAAAGCCCCCCAATCAGGCCACATAACAGAGAGTCAGGATCTGTTTAAATGTTTTTAGAACAGGGTTGATCACAACAGTCAGCACGGCACAACAGAGGGGGGGAGCATAGCTACTGCCGACCCTGTCAGCTGGGGCTCTAGCAAGAGCTTTAGCTTTGTGGTGCAAGGGACCCCCAGACCCTGAAGGCTGCAGGCTGTCTTgcctcttccccagcccccccacccccaccagtgaGGTGGCATCTATGAGGCCCAGCAGATGGCACTCTCCCTCTTCCAGTCTCTGTGGCTCATTACCAGGCTAAGGGGCAGAGGTAGATGGGGAGACAAGGGGGTACACAAGGCCCAGGTGGCAGTGAGGGAGCTTGGGACCCTGAGGAGGGCATGCTGACTCCTTGCTGGAGAAAAGGCACCTAAATAGGGAAGCTGGGCTTGTGGGCCTCTCAGGGAGCCGTGGGGTGAGATGAGGTGAGCTAAAGGAAACAGTGTGGTGACAATTCCAATTCTGGTTCCCAACGCCAACCTCCTATGGGAAGAGTAAGGAATCCTGGAGCAGAGCCTTATGCCTGAAACCTGTGTGAGGGAGCCTCATCCTTTCCCACCCCGCTCCCCCAAGCCCAGGTTAACCTCCTTTCCACTGCCCAGCGGGAGGCCATGTGCTGGGAGGGGATGGCTGTTAAAGGGGTCTCAGGCTGTCTTGGTGCCTGAGTCCACCTCCTTGTGGGCCCAGAGCTCCTTGTGCTGTTTACGACCAAACCCTTCATCGTAGTTGCCTTTGCTCTTAAAGAGCTGCTGAAAGTGAGGTCTGCAGTAAAATTCACCGTGCATTGCAGCGTAACTGCCCAGgctgtggaagcagagaacatCTGGGTCAGTCTGGGTCAGGGTGGGAGGCAGGGTAGGGTGGGCAAGTAGGTGGGCAGGCCGGAACAGGACAGGGGCGCACCTGAGTTTGGTGTGGCAGTGTTTGCAACAGAAACAAGAGTTGTGGAAAATGAGCTTGTCTGCCACCAGCCGCTCCATAGGGTACACCGTCTTCTGGCAGGCAGCACAGATCTCCTTCACCTGAGCCCGCAAGCTAAAGGACTGGAGTGGGAGCAGAGTACACTGAGCAAGAAGCCGGGTCAGCACCGACCCTTtcctccacccacacccaccctcaGGGCCCTACCTTAGACCGCTGGACggtgctgctgccactgctgccttTGGCTTCCTGGGGAAGAGGAGCAATCAGAGAGGTCAGATCTCAGTGGCCCAGCCCACATCCCACGGGCACTCGAGGTGACAGAAGGTGCCAAGCAAACAAGTTGCTCCCGTCCCCTTTACCCCTCCCCACCTGACTGGACACCTACATGAGAGGGGGTGGCCTGGGCGGCTCCGGCAGCTTGGAACATGGCTCTTCAGAGGTGCTTGGTGGCCCTGGAGGAGATACCGAGCCAAGAGGGTTCTGCAAGGGGAAGTCAGTCCGTGGGGCCCCAtgagccctcccccaccctgcagTCTGGGGTGTTTTtaggcagggggttggggggctgCGGTTGGGACTTTCCCTAAGTCATTTCCTGTTGCTCTGGGTCTTGCCACTTCCGCCCCTCACCCACCCCCAACAGCCTGCCCGCCCCTCATTCAGCCCCCAAGGGTTAGGGGGTCCCTGAGTGGAAACATATGTGGAGACAGAACAAAGTTAGCGAGAGTGGCCGGGGACAGGGGCTCCACGGTCTCTGCCTGTGCTTCCCACAGACAGAGACCCCGCCTGGGGTGAAGGGAGGTCGGCAGAGGTCTGGGCAGGGTACCGCCAGACCCGCGCTCCCCCTCACCGGGCTTAGACGTCCAGCCCCTGGACAGTGCTGGGCCCGACCTCCTGCCTGGCCAGGCTGCGCTGCCTCCCGCGCCCGCTCTTCGGGACCCCAGACCCcgaaaccccaccccaccacgGGCCGGCCCTGCGGGACCGACGCTAGCCTCGGGATCCCCGCGAGCGCAACGCGCGAACCGCCAGGCGGCGTCGGCCCCGCAACGCTCCGCGCCCCTCCCCCCGGCCGCCTTGGGTCTCACCGGGCCGGGCCTGCGCCGCGGGGCGGGGGTCGGTCGCTGGGGGACCGCCTCGGGTGCAAGTGGCGCGGGCGCGAGCTGCCGCCGCTGCCAGTGGTCCCCGAGCGGCAGCCGCCGCCTCACCGCGGCGCCGCCCCCGCCGGCCCCCGCCCCGCGCCCGCCCATTGGCTCCGCGCGCCCGGGGCCGCCTCCGGGAGAAGCCGCCGCCGACCCCCCTCTGTGCTTTGTCTTTCCCTTGCTCGCCGTCCCCCCCGCCTTTGTCTGCCCCCACATCGCTTTCCCAGCCCGCGCTCTCCCGCCTCCCAGAGCCAACCTCCTCTGCCGCTCGTGGAGAAGGGACGACGGCGGGGACCGAATCGCAGATCTCGGGAGGAGACGAGTTCAACCTGCGGTCGCCACGCAAGGCTCTTCCGGCGCGGACCTTCAGAAATGGCCTGGGCCTTTACTGCCTCGGTTTACCCGTTAGCCATTGTGAACGCAGAGTCCCATTAGCTCCGCCCCCTTCTTGCACTCTTAAGACCCAGTAGTTTGAGGTACCCCACTGTGGGGACTCCGGAGGCAGGTCCACCGGCAGCCGCGGAGTCCTacagaggaagatggaggcagcTCGTAGTCCCTCCGTATGCCCCGATGTTAGGCCAAGGGAGCCGGCGGTGGGCCCATGTCACTACATGAAGGGGTGTGACAGATCCGCTATCCGAGCAGTTGTGTGAGCCGTGTGGTTTCCGAAATCACCAGCCCCCCTTAAGCTCGACATCCTAAATGGTTTCTGTGACCAGATTTGGGGGGATTAGTAACCTCGGGCCTTGCCATGGCCCGTGTTAAGCCCTTATCTGAAAGGACCCGCTTCCTTGCATCAAGCACACCTTGTTCCACCGAAGGGAGCAGAGAGCCATTTA
This sequence is a window from Mus pahari chromosome 14, PAHARI_EIJ_v1.1, whole genome shotgun sequence. Protein-coding genes within it:
- the Limd2 gene encoding LIM domain-containing protein 2; its protein translation is MFQAAGAAQATPSHEAKGSSGSSTVQRSKSFSLRAQVKEICAACQKTVYPMERLVADKLIFHNSCFCCKHCHTKLSLGSYAAMHGEFYCRPHFQQLFKSKGNYDEGFGRKQHKELWAHKEVDSGTKTA